From Echinicola jeungdonensis, the proteins below share one genomic window:
- a CDS encoding metallophosphoesterase, with the protein MKKSILILTLILIIGFKEYSIGQSLKLVILPDTQSYLESCPEIMESQFKWLAKNKDKVDMVLHVGDITQSNTPAEWALAGKYFDHINGKIPYALSLGNHDFGSGPGKYADNRDSQLANKYFPLDTLKKYTPIQGEFEKDKIDNAYYTFEKKGGKWLILSLEFGPTDEMLAWANEVARAHPDHKIILLTHSYMYVGNKRQSEGDDWRPHGYGIGKNNPENAPNDGQQIWKKLVSKHPNFLFTFSGHVLHEGLGKLVSKGEHGNKVYQFLANYQRGVQGYGNGCNGYLRIVNIDLDRDQLEIKTYSPWLDQWLDDSENHFTLQLKMKH; encoded by the coding sequence ATGAAAAAATCAATTCTAATCCTCACCTTAATTCTCATAATTGGGTTTAAGGAATATTCAATTGGGCAAAGCCTAAAGTTGGTAATATTACCTGACACCCAATCCTATCTCGAATCCTGCCCAGAAATCATGGAATCCCAATTTAAGTGGTTGGCCAAAAACAAAGACAAGGTGGACATGGTACTTCATGTAGGGGACATTACCCAAAGTAACACACCCGCAGAATGGGCTTTAGCAGGTAAATATTTTGACCATATCAATGGAAAAATCCCCTATGCACTGTCGCTTGGAAATCACGATTTTGGAAGCGGGCCAGGGAAATATGCAGATAACCGGGACAGTCAATTAGCCAATAAATACTTCCCCCTGGACACCCTAAAAAAATATACCCCCATACAGGGGGAATTTGAAAAAGATAAAATTGACAATGCATACTATACTTTTGAGAAAAAAGGGGGCAAATGGTTGATTCTTTCTCTGGAGTTTGGGCCCACGGATGAAATGCTTGCTTGGGCCAATGAAGTTGCCAGAGCACATCCTGACCATAAGATTATCCTTTTAACCCATAGTTATATGTATGTCGGAAACAAGCGTCAGAGTGAAGGGGACGATTGGCGTCCCCATGGGTATGGAATAGGAAAAAACAATCCAGAAAATGCCCCTAACGACGGCCAACAAATCTGGAAAAAACTTGTTTCCAAACATCCTAATTTTCTATTCACTTTCTCGGGACATGTCCTTCATGAGGGGCTTGGAAAGCTGGTGAGCAAAGGTGAGCATGGAAATAAAGTGTATCAGTTTTTAGCCAATTACCAAAGGGGAGTACAGGGTTATGGAAATGGCTGCAATGGATACCTGAGAATTGTCAATATTGATTTAGACAGAGATCAATTGGAAATAAAAACTTATTCCCCATGGTTGGATCAATGGCTTGATGACAGTGAAAACCATTTCACCCTTCAACTTAAAATGAAGCATTAG
- the bglX gene encoding beta-glucosidase BglX codes for MKTKLFLFFLLITGIVQAQEKEMDEFINELMSKMTLEEKLGQLNLSYGIGELKVISEDEGPIDFIKQGLIGASGGYEGQKAAVNGSRLGIPLITGVDVIHGYKTTFPIPLAMSCMWDVERIEKMARISAVEASAGGINWTYSPMVDISRDPRWGRVAEGAGEDPYLGSLIAKAYVRGYQGDDLSKENTIMACVKHFALYGAAEAGRDYNTVDMSRIAMFQDYLPPYKAAFDEGAGSAMTSFNVIDMVPATGNKWLMTDLLRDKWGFDGFVVTDYTAINEMIHHGLGDLSTVSVKALKAGVDMDMMGQGYIGTLGKSLKEGKVSQEELDQACRRVLEAKYKLGLFKKPFQYHDKDRAKKYWLCDEHQAFARDLAARSCVLLKNHNELLPLKKEGTIAVIGPLANSKEDMLGTWAATSDTTDIISIVDGIRNVAGESSNVLHARGSYFTEDHFLLNRKRPKEDQLTIDPKKSEKLLTEALETAQKSDVIVAVLGEPRSWSGEASSRANISLPQCQKKLLKLLLETGKPVVLILSNGRPLTLSWENENVDAILETWHAGVQAGNGIADVLFGNYNPAGKLTMTFPREVGQIPIYYNHKRTGRPENDHSIFTSRYLDVSNSPLFPFGYGLSYTTFDYSDIILSKDELIGDDQLVASVTVSNTGDYTGEEVVQLYINDPSASVSRSVKELKAYKKVKLAPGESKKVDFAITPEELKFYNSDLEYDWEPGAFNIYIGTNSSDVKSAQVHWKK; via the coding sequence ATGAAAACGAAATTATTTCTCTTTTTCCTTTTGATTACAGGCATAGTGCAAGCACAAGAAAAGGAAATGGATGAGTTTATTAATGAGCTCATGAGTAAAATGACCCTAGAAGAAAAGCTGGGACAACTTAATTTGTCATACGGGATAGGCGAATTAAAAGTAATTTCAGAAGACGAAGGCCCCATTGACTTTATAAAACAAGGATTAATCGGAGCTTCAGGAGGATATGAAGGCCAGAAGGCTGCAGTAAACGGCTCAAGGCTTGGTATTCCTTTAATAACAGGTGTTGATGTAATACACGGGTATAAAACAACCTTTCCAATACCTTTGGCAATGTCCTGTATGTGGGATGTTGAAAGGATTGAAAAAATGGCCCGTATTTCAGCGGTTGAAGCCAGCGCAGGTGGCATTAACTGGACTTACTCCCCAATGGTGGATATCTCCCGCGATCCGAGATGGGGCCGTGTGGCTGAAGGAGCCGGAGAAGACCCTTACTTGGGAAGTTTGATCGCAAAGGCTTATGTAAGAGGTTATCAAGGCGATGACTTGTCAAAAGAAAACACAATAATGGCCTGTGTAAAGCATTTTGCCCTGTACGGTGCAGCCGAAGCCGGACGAGACTACAATACGGTTGACATGAGTAGAATAGCCATGTTCCAGGATTATCTTCCGCCCTATAAAGCCGCTTTTGATGAAGGGGCAGGATCTGCCATGACCTCTTTTAATGTAATAGATATGGTCCCTGCTACAGGAAACAAATGGTTGATGACCGATCTTTTGAGAGACAAATGGGGCTTCGATGGGTTTGTAGTAACGGATTATACAGCAATTAACGAAATGATTCATCATGGATTAGGTGACCTGTCAACTGTTTCTGTAAAAGCGTTGAAAGCCGGTGTGGATATGGATATGATGGGACAGGGTTATATCGGGACTCTGGGTAAATCACTTAAAGAAGGTAAAGTATCACAAGAGGAATTAGACCAGGCTTGTCGCCGGGTTTTGGAGGCAAAATATAAATTGGGCTTGTTCAAAAAGCCTTTTCAGTACCACGATAAAGACCGCGCAAAAAAATACTGGTTGTGTGATGAACACCAGGCGTTTGCAAGGGATTTAGCAGCTCGCTCATGTGTATTACTCAAAAACCACAATGAGCTGCTTCCATTAAAAAAAGAAGGAACAATTGCGGTGATAGGTCCCCTTGCCAATTCAAAAGAAGACATGCTGGGAACCTGGGCGGCTACTTCTGATACCACTGATATCATTTCGATTGTTGATGGTATTAGAAATGTGGCTGGGGAGAGCTCTAATGTATTGCATGCACGGGGTTCTTATTTTACCGAAGATCACTTTTTGTTGAACAGGAAAAGGCCGAAAGAGGACCAGCTTACAATTGATCCCAAAAAATCAGAAAAATTATTAACCGAAGCTTTGGAAACTGCCCAAAAATCGGATGTAATAGTTGCTGTATTGGGAGAACCAAGAAGCTGGTCAGGTGAAGCTTCCAGTCGTGCAAACATCAGCCTGCCTCAATGTCAAAAAAAGCTTCTCAAATTACTTTTAGAAACTGGTAAACCGGTTGTGCTTATCTTAAGTAACGGCAGACCCTTAACCCTAAGCTGGGAAAATGAAAATGTTGATGCCATTCTGGAAACCTGGCATGCAGGAGTTCAGGCAGGAAATGGTATTGCCGATGTATTGTTCGGGAATTACAACCCAGCAGGCAAACTTACCATGACTTTCCCCAGGGAAGTTGGCCAGATTCCAATTTATTATAACCACAAAAGAACAGGTAGGCCAGAAAATGACCATTCAATTTTCACCTCAAGGTACCTCGATGTTTCTAATTCTCCCCTATTCCCCTTTGGGTATGGCCTGAGTTATACCACCTTTGATTACAGTGATATTATATTAAGTAAGGATGAACTTATCGGAGATGATCAGTTGGTAGCCTCAGTAACTGTTTCAAATACCGGAGATTATACCGGAGAGGAAGTGGTTCAGTTATACATAAACGACCCTTCCGCATCTGTTTCAAGATCAGTAAAGGAACTCAAAGCATATAAAAAGGTTAAACTGGCACCGGGAGAGTCTAAGAAGGTTGATTTCGCTATTACTCCGGAAGAACTCAAATTCTACAACAGCGATTTAGAGTATGACTGGGAACCAGGGGCTTTCAATATTTACATCGGAACCAATTCATCGGACGTAAAATCAGCGCAGGTTCATTGGAAAAAGTAA
- a CDS encoding sulfatase family protein, translated as MHKNVFIIILLVYCLNIQAFGQKEKPNIVFILSDDHRYDFMGFTGAVPGLQTPNMDRLANEGAHMVNAFVSTSLCSPSRASILTGQYAHTHTIVDNSAPLPEGLTFFPQYLQEMDYKTGFFGKWHMGNTDDMPQPGFDHWVSFRGQGVYYNPEFNINGERIQQPEGSYTSDRLTDHALDWLNSLKEDQPFMLYLSHKAVHSEFMPAERHKGMYDTLPIVTPPSMYLTATDSSEFYGDINKSPETHVNFKDIPDWVRAQRYSWHGVDHMYHGQIPFDKFYKRYLETLMALDESIGRVMDWLEEKGLEENTIVIYMGDNGFSFGEHGLIDKRHAYEESMKVPMLVKYPSKVQPGVKVNSMVMNIDIAPTLLEVAGLDQTPEQIQGRSFLPLLEQKEIPWRDRVFYEYYWEMAFPSTPTVFAIRTDQYKYIFNHGVWDINELYDIKNDPYEMNNLIRDPDFKELSKDLRNQVWNWLEGTGGSQIPLKPIRHPKLDHRFKGTF; from the coding sequence ATGCATAAAAATGTATTCATAATAATATTATTAGTTTATTGCCTCAATATCCAAGCATTCGGGCAAAAGGAAAAACCCAATATTGTTTTTATCCTTTCCGACGATCACAGATATGATTTTATGGGATTTACCGGGGCGGTGCCAGGTCTTCAAACTCCCAATATGGACCGATTAGCCAATGAGGGTGCTCATATGGTCAATGCCTTTGTCAGCACTTCACTTTGTTCTCCCAGCAGGGCCTCCATTTTGACCGGGCAGTATGCCCACACCCATACCATTGTGGACAATAGCGCACCATTGCCCGAAGGCTTGACCTTCTTTCCTCAATACCTTCAGGAAATGGATTACAAAACCGGATTTTTCGGAAAATGGCACATGGGAAATACTGATGACATGCCCCAGCCAGGTTTTGACCACTGGGTGAGTTTCCGGGGACAAGGGGTTTATTATAATCCTGAGTTTAATATAAATGGTGAAAGGATTCAACAACCGGAGGGAAGTTACACTTCTGACAGGCTAACTGACCATGCTTTGGATTGGCTCAATAGCTTAAAGGAAGACCAACCCTTTATGCTTTATCTTTCCCACAAGGCTGTCCATTCCGAATTTATGCCGGCCGAAAGGCATAAAGGAATGTATGACACCCTTCCCATTGTCACCCCTCCATCTATGTACTTGACTGCAACAGATAGCAGTGAATTTTATGGGGACATCAATAAATCCCCAGAAACCCATGTGAATTTTAAAGATATACCTGATTGGGTAAGGGCACAGCGATATAGCTGGCATGGAGTAGATCATATGTACCATGGCCAAATCCCCTTTGATAAATTTTATAAAAGGTATCTGGAAACTCTAATGGCATTGGATGAAAGCATTGGAAGAGTGATGGATTGGCTGGAAGAAAAAGGCCTTGAAGAAAACACCATCGTGATTTATATGGGGGACAATGGTTTTTCTTTTGGCGAGCATGGCCTGATCGATAAGCGGCATGCATATGAAGAATCCATGAAAGTGCCCATGCTGGTAAAATATCCATCAAAAGTTCAGCCGGGTGTAAAGGTAAATTCCATGGTCATGAATATTGATATTGCCCCTACTTTATTAGAAGTGGCAGGATTGGACCAAACGCCTGAACAGATTCAGGGAAGATCGTTTCTGCCCTTATTGGAGCAAAAAGAAATTCCATGGAGGGACAGGGTATTTTATGAGTATTATTGGGAAATGGCCTTTCCTTCCACCCCAACCGTCTTTGCAATCAGAACAGACCAATACAAATATATTTTCAACCATGGGGTTTGGGACATCAATGAATTATATGATATCAAAAATGACCCCTACGAAATGAATAATCTGATCCGTGATCCTGATTTCAAGGAATTATCCAAAGACCTCAGAAACCAAGTATGGAACTGGTTAGAGGGTACCGGAGGAAGTCAAATTCCACTAAAACCCATTCGGCATCCAAAACTTGACCACCGTTTTAAAGGCACATTTTAA
- a CDS encoding family 43 glycosylhydrolase: MKKLNLIFASLILLLSTPIRAQEIVPQTYCNPLDIDYTYMVYNSARNISYRSGADPAVIEFRGEYYMFVTRSFGYWYSTDLVNWDFIKPEQWYFEGCNAPTAFNYKDSVVYFAGDPAGYGSILYTDDPKSGKWTPTPSISNNIQDSELFIDDDGKTYLYWGSSNVHPIRVKMLNKDDRFLETGVKKDLINLVEEEHGWERFGENNFHPTLKEGYMEGASMTKHNGKYYLQYAAPGTQFNVYGDGVYVSDSPLGPFTYMKNNPMSFKPGGFTNGAGHGITVKQTNGQYWHFATMALASNSHWERRLCMFPTYFDDEGLMYSNTHYGDYPRYAPNHPTKAGEHCGWMLLSYKGKTTVSSSKMQIKKSTSTDDEFEITEMPLEKSDDGEILSKVLTDESPKSFWVAEANNDQQWVEIEMLKPGQIYALQLNFHDHESGIYTRTEGLRHRFTIEVSEDGKSWKTVVDRSESYEDAPNAYIVLTQPVEGKYVRYNNVKVPGNNFALSEIRVFGKGFGKKPAKVKGLIVDRKEDRRDAFLSWKPVKGAQGYNIRWGIAPDKLYQSWLLYDTTEHFMRCLDRDTKYYFSIESFNENGISEKTEVIEVE, encoded by the coding sequence ATGAAAAAGCTAAATTTAATATTTGCATCCCTAATTCTGCTCCTAAGCACCCCTATCCGTGCTCAGGAGATCGTGCCTCAAACCTACTGCAACCCGCTGGATATAGACTATACCTACATGGTCTATAATTCGGCAAGAAACATTTCTTATCGCTCAGGTGCTGATCCCGCAGTGATTGAATTTCGCGGCGAATATTACATGTTCGTTACCCGCTCCTTCGGTTATTGGTATTCCACCGACTTGGTCAACTGGGATTTTATAAAACCCGAACAGTGGTATTTCGAGGGATGCAACGCCCCAACCGCTTTTAATTACAAAGATTCGGTAGTTTACTTTGCAGGCGATCCAGCAGGGTATGGAAGCATCCTTTATACCGATGACCCGAAAAGCGGTAAATGGACACCAACCCCTTCAATTTCCAATAATATCCAAGATTCTGAATTATTTATCGATGATGACGGAAAAACTTATTTGTACTGGGGCTCATCCAATGTGCACCCCATTCGCGTAAAAATGTTGAACAAAGATGACCGCTTTCTTGAAACCGGTGTAAAGAAAGATTTAATCAACCTTGTCGAAGAAGAGCATGGTTGGGAAAGGTTTGGGGAAAATAACTTTCACCCTACCCTAAAAGAAGGCTATATGGAAGGTGCTTCCATGACCAAGCACAATGGCAAATACTATTTGCAATATGCAGCACCTGGAACGCAATTCAATGTATACGGTGATGGGGTTTATGTGAGCGATTCTCCACTTGGGCCTTTTACCTATATGAAAAATAATCCCATGAGCTTTAAACCAGGGGGATTCACCAATGGTGCAGGACATGGGATTACTGTAAAACAAACCAATGGTCAATACTGGCATTTTGCCACCATGGCTTTGGCTTCAAATTCTCATTGGGAACGCCGGCTTTGTATGTTCCCTACCTATTTTGATGATGAAGGATTGATGTATTCAAACACCCATTATGGCGATTATCCCCGCTATGCACCAAACCACCCAACCAAAGCTGGTGAACACTGTGGCTGGATGTTACTTTCCTATAAGGGGAAAACAACAGTCTCCTCATCGAAAATGCAAATCAAAAAAAGCACCTCAACAGATGATGAATTTGAAATAACAGAAATGCCACTGGAAAAAAGTGATGATGGAGAGATTTTATCAAAAGTGTTGACCGATGAAAGTCCCAAATCATTTTGGGTAGCGGAGGCCAATAATGATCAGCAATGGGTGGAGATTGAAATGCTTAAGCCAGGTCAAATATATGCTTTACAGCTAAATTTTCACGACCATGAATCGGGCATTTATACACGTACTGAAGGTTTGCGACACCGATTTACCATCGAAGTTTCAGAGGATGGGAAAAGCTGGAAAACTGTAGTGGACCGAAGTGAAAGCTATGAGGATGCCCCTAATGCATACATTGTACTCACCCAGCCTGTTGAAGGGAAATATGTTCGCTACAATAATGTAAAAGTTCCGGGAAACAATTTTGCACTCTCTGAAATCAGGGTATTTGGAAAAGGTTTTGGGAAAAAACCTGCTAAAGTAAAGGGCTTAATTGTTGACCGGAAAGAAGATCGACGGGATGCATTTTTGTCCTGGAAACCTGTAAAAGGGGCCCAAGGCTATAACATTCGATGGGGTATTGCCCCTGATAAATTGTACCAGTCCTGGTTACTGTACGATACAACAGAACACTTCATGCGATGTCTGGACAGGGACACGAAATATTACTTTTCTATAGAATCATTTAACGAGAATGGCATTTCGGAGAAAACAGAAGTCATAGAAGTTGAGTAG
- a CDS encoding prolyl oligopeptidase family serine peptidase has protein sequence MKIPINILFILLGTMVFLASSGNSFGQDKDLFQKKTFQFSNGDSLLYRILFPKDYEKGKEFPLVLFLHGAGERGNDNEKQLIHGASLFLEEENREKFPAIVVFPQCPEDQYWIDISIRSELRGKGDPDFDQTKNAPSEELTMVNKLVEHLVKNEKVNKKRLYLMGLSMGGFGTFETLGRWPKKYAAAVAICGGGNLSLTKKYAKNTAVWIAHGAKDDIVPIELSEKIYNQLKDQGAEVMFTVYPDANHNSWDPTFENPALLPWLFSHKK, from the coding sequence ATGAAAATTCCTATTAATATCCTTTTCATCCTTCTCGGCACCATGGTGTTTTTGGCTTCAAGTGGCAATTCATTTGGTCAGGACAAAGACTTATTTCAAAAAAAGACCTTTCAATTTTCCAATGGGGATTCCTTATTGTACAGGATTCTTTTTCCTAAGGATTATGAAAAAGGAAAGGAGTTCCCATTGGTGCTTTTCCTCCATGGTGCAGGTGAAAGGGGTAATGATAATGAAAAACAATTGATACATGGGGCTTCCCTTTTCTTAGAAGAGGAAAACAGGGAAAAATTTCCTGCAATAGTTGTTTTCCCTCAATGTCCTGAAGACCAGTATTGGATAGATATAAGTATCCGTTCTGAACTTAGAGGTAAAGGTGATCCCGATTTTGACCAAACCAAGAATGCACCCTCCGAGGAGCTCACCATGGTCAACAAACTGGTTGAGCATCTTGTAAAAAATGAAAAGGTAAATAAAAAGAGGCTTTACCTCATGGGCCTTTCCATGGGAGGGTTTGGGACCTTTGAAACTTTGGGCAGGTGGCCAAAAAAATATGCAGCTGCAGTGGCTATTTGCGGGGGTGGAAATCTTTCCCTGACAAAAAAATATGCAAAAAACACTGCTGTTTGGATTGCCCATGGTGCTAAGGACGATATCGTGCCAATTGAATTGTCCGAAAAAATTTACAATCAATTGAAAGACCAAGGGGCTGAAGTAATGTTTACTGTTTATCCAGATGCCAATCATAATTCCTGGGATCCAACATTTGAAAACCCAGCATTACTCCCCTGGCTTTTTTCCCATAAAAAATAA
- a CDS encoding glucoamylase family protein — MKYNLYLPITLLLLPFVLGCGPAKKESDGNIIAKGYDRHVELHWPAASQASSYLILVSSDGKNFSPRATVQDTMYMDFVNDLGQNLNLNYKIVALNENKEETELGSTMVTTNDFSEEELLNMVQYYTFRYFWEGAEPNSGMARERIHIDGEYPQNDRNVVTTGGTGFGIFGILAGIERRWITRQEGVDRFEKMVNFLENADRFHGVWPHWLHGETGKVKPFSPKDNGGDLVESAFLMQGLLAVREYFKNGNDQEKAIAQKIDELWKAMEWDWYTKGGEDVLYWHWSPNHGWEMDFPLKGYNECLITYILAASSPTHGVPAKVYHEGWARNGDINTLVNPYDYQLTLKHNGAEKMGGPLFWAHYSYIGLNPKGLEDQYANYWKENTNHTLINRAWCVENSQGYKGYGEDLWGLTASYSVNGYAGHRPGKDFGVISPTAALSSFPYTPEESMKVLKNLYYNYGDRVFGRYGFYDALSPEENYYPKRYLAIDQGPIVAMIENHRSGLGWKLFMQAPEIQNGLEKLGFNREAK, encoded by the coding sequence ATGAAATACAACCTATACTTACCGATTACCCTATTGTTGCTTCCCTTCGTTTTGGGCTGTGGTCCGGCAAAAAAGGAATCTGACGGTAATATCATTGCAAAAGGATATGACCGCCATGTGGAATTGCATTGGCCGGCTGCATCCCAAGCAAGCTCCTATCTGATACTTGTTAGTTCAGATGGAAAAAATTTCTCCCCAAGGGCAACAGTTCAGGATACCATGTATATGGACTTTGTTAATGATTTGGGTCAAAACCTTAACCTTAATTACAAAATCGTGGCCTTAAATGAAAACAAGGAGGAAACTGAGTTGGGAAGCACCATGGTTACCACAAATGATTTTTCTGAGGAGGAATTATTGAATATGGTACAATATTACACCTTCAGGTATTTTTGGGAAGGGGCCGAGCCCAATTCAGGAATGGCACGGGAAAGGATTCATATTGATGGAGAATACCCTCAGAATGACAGGAATGTAGTCACAACAGGAGGTACCGGATTTGGCATATTTGGGATTTTGGCCGGAATAGAAAGAAGGTGGATCACAAGACAGGAAGGAGTTGATCGTTTTGAAAAAATGGTCAACTTTCTCGAAAATGCCGACCGTTTTCATGGAGTCTGGCCCCATTGGCTTCATGGGGAAACAGGAAAGGTTAAACCATTCAGCCCAAAAGACAATGGGGGTGACTTAGTAGAATCCGCCTTCCTGATGCAGGGCCTGTTGGCGGTTCGGGAATATTTTAAAAATGGTAATGATCAAGAAAAAGCCATAGCCCAAAAAATCGATGAACTGTGGAAGGCCATGGAATGGGACTGGTACACCAAAGGAGGTGAAGATGTTTTATACTGGCACTGGTCACCCAATCATGGATGGGAAATGGACTTTCCATTAAAAGGATATAACGAATGCCTGATTACTTATATCCTGGCAGCCTCCTCACCTACCCATGGAGTTCCTGCCAAAGTTTACCATGAGGGTTGGGCCAGAAATGGAGATATCAACACCCTGGTAAATCCTTATGATTATCAACTCACCCTTAAACATAATGGTGCAGAAAAAATGGGCGGACCGTTGTTCTGGGCCCACTATTCCTATATCGGACTTAACCCAAAGGGCTTGGAGGATCAATACGCCAATTACTGGAAGGAAAATACTAACCACACTTTAATCAACCGTGCCTGGTGTGTTGAAAACAGCCAAGGATACAAAGGTTATGGGGAGGATTTATGGGGATTGACAGCAAGTTATTCTGTCAATGGTTATGCTGGCCATCGTCCTGGAAAGGATTTTGGGGTAATCTCCCCCACTGCAGCACTTTCCTCTTTTCCATATACCCCTGAAGAATCCATGAAAGTCCTTAAAAACCTCTATTATAATTACGGGGATAGGGTTTTTGGCAGATATGGTTTTTATGATGCCCTTAGCCCTGAGGAAAATTATTACCCTAAAAGATACCTGGCCATTGACCAGGGGCCTATTGTAGCCATGATAGAAAATCATCGATCAGGCTTGGGTTGGAAACTCTTTATGCAAGCTCCCGAAATCCAAAATGGATTAGAAAAGTTGGGTTTTAACAGGGAGGCTAAATGA